The Roseiconus lacunae genome has a segment encoding these proteins:
- a CDS encoding YbaB/EbfC family nucleoid-associated protein, producing the protein MFKGLGNLGNIASMMAAFKDLPEKMQQLNQQMQAEHVTGKSVCGRVDVTVNCVGEVQTVNITEESLTIVETEQATLEATNQAGAAAKQRYAEAIREMVADMNLDMPGIDGLLTSFTGR; encoded by the coding sequence ATGTTCAAAGGCCTCGGTAATCTCGGCAACATCGCCTCGATGATGGCCGCGTTCAAAGATCTGCCAGAGAAAATGCAGCAGCTGAATCAACAAATGCAGGCTGAGCATGTCACCGGTAAGTCCGTCTGCGGTCGAGTCGATGTGACTGTCAACTGCGTCGGTGAAGTCCAGACGGTCAACATCACCGAAGAATCGTTAACCATTGTCGAAACCGAACAGGCAACGTTGGAAGCGACCAACCAGGCCGGCGCGGCGGCGAAACAACGCTACGCCGAAGCGATTCGTGAAATGGTTGCCGACATGAATCTTGACATGCCGGGTATCGATGGCTTGTTGACATCTTTTACCGGACGATAG
- the recR gene encoding recombination mediator RecR, whose translation MNKHEGAVSQLVDLLGRLPGIGRKSAERLAFHLLRVPEDEALALSDAIRRIRSDVRYCSMCFNLCEQELCSICRDDSRDQSRLCIVEQPRDLMSLEQSKAYNGLYHVLLGRIAPLDGIGPDQLTIDALVDRVREGNFSEVIMATNPTVEGDGTALYISNQLSEYPVQMTRLARGITAGSVLEYANREMIADALSGRQKL comes from the coding sequence GTGAACAAACACGAAGGCGCCGTTTCACAACTCGTCGACCTCCTCGGCCGACTGCCAGGAATCGGGCGCAAAAGCGCCGAACGATTGGCGTTCCATCTATTGCGCGTCCCCGAAGACGAAGCACTTGCATTGTCAGACGCGATCCGGCGGATTCGTAGCGACGTGCGCTATTGCTCGATGTGCTTCAATCTTTGCGAACAAGAACTCTGCTCGATCTGTCGCGACGACAGCCGCGACCAAAGTCGACTTTGCATCGTCGAACAGCCACGTGACCTGATGAGCCTGGAACAATCCAAAGCTTACAACGGCTTGTACCACGTTTTACTCGGCCGGATCGCACCACTCGACGGAATCGGCCCTGATCAGTTGACGATCGACGCCCTGGTCGATCGCGTGCGCGAAGGCAACTTCTCCGAAGTCATCATGGCAACCAACCCCACGGTTGAGGGCGACGGCACGGCACTCTATATCAGCAACCAGCTTAGCGAATATCCTGTCCAGATGACGCGTCTGGCACGGGGGATCACCGCCGGCAGCGTGCTCGAATACGCCAATCGCGAAATGATCGCCGACGCGCTCTCCGGCCGGCAGAAACTGTAA
- a CDS encoding formylglycine-generating enzyme family protein, with amino-acid sequence MIRSTLLFALGIVSPCLLCTTAVPAEAPAGASAGNVEPIDVPDAVATNEKEMKPYAEKIEHTEQTIQMVPIPGGEFLMGSPESEADRNEDEGPQRNVKVDPFWMGKCEITWEQYDIWNESVDQRMRRMFAKGKTPRDIAVDGVSKPTEPYTDMSFGMGREDYPAICMTQHAARMYCEWLSAKTGRYYRLPTEAEWEYACRAGTKTAYSFGDDADQLDDYGWYYDNSDDTYQRVGQKKPNPWGLHDMHGNVSEWVLDQYTPYDSIKETLNPLVVPKTLYPRIVRGGGWDDDPEVLRSAARKASEEDWKQQDPQDPKSIWYHTDALSVGFRVVRPLNVPSAEQREAKWDKTEPEQKDPEE; translated from the coding sequence GTGATTCGATCGACTTTGTTATTTGCGTTAGGCATCGTCAGCCCCTGCCTTTTATGCACCACGGCCGTCCCCGCAGAAGCTCCCGCTGGCGCGTCTGCCGGTAACGTCGAGCCAATCGATGTTCCGGACGCGGTCGCCACAAACGAAAAGGAGATGAAGCCGTATGCCGAAAAGATTGAGCATACCGAGCAGACGATCCAGATGGTTCCGATTCCCGGTGGCGAATTTTTGATGGGAAGCCCCGAAAGTGAAGCGGACCGCAACGAAGACGAAGGGCCTCAGAGGAACGTCAAAGTCGATCCGTTCTGGATGGGCAAGTGCGAGATCACTTGGGAGCAGTACGACATTTGGAACGAGTCGGTTGACCAACGCATGCGGCGAATGTTTGCGAAGGGCAAGACGCCACGTGATATCGCCGTGGACGGTGTATCCAAACCAACCGAGCCCTACACCGACATGAGCTTTGGGATGGGACGTGAAGACTACCCCGCGATCTGCATGACTCAGCACGCAGCCAGGATGTACTGCGAATGGCTTTCGGCCAAGACCGGTCGTTATTATCGATTGCCGACCGAGGCGGAATGGGAGTACGCATGCCGGGCGGGGACGAAAACCGCCTACTCGTTCGGCGATGATGCCGACCAACTCGACGACTATGGTTGGTACTATGACAACAGCGATGACACCTACCAACGCGTCGGCCAGAAAAAGCCAAACCCGTGGGGACTCCACGACATGCACGGCAACGTAAGTGAGTGGGTGCTCGATCAATACACGCCCTACGACTCGATCAAAGAAACACTCAATCCGTTGGTCGTTCCGAAGACGCTTTACCCGCGGATCGTTCGTGGTGGCGGTTGGGACGATGATCCGGAAGTCTTGCGTAGTGCGGCTCGCAAGGCATCCGAAGAAGATTGGAAACAACAGGACCCCCAAGACCCGAAGAGCATCTGGTATCACACCGACGCCTTGTCCGTCGGTTTTCGTGTTGTTCGACCTTTGAATGTCCCTTCCGCCGAACAACGCGAAGCTAAATGGGATAAAACGGAACCCGAGCAAAAAGACCCCGAAGAATAG
- a CDS encoding excinuclease ABC subunit UvrC: MDEKRKDGKESNSVPSEETTAAANGGQSEPLGFAHAAVKVKTFPQTPGVYLMKDIAGRVIYVGKAKNLRSRAGSYFLKAAAEDARTAGWIGDIADIDFMDCDSEVDALLMESRLIKDIQPKNNKELKDDKTFPYLMITTREDFPRVEVTREPKAKGVKLYGPFPSAGALRGAIQVLQRIFKFRTCSLDIAEADEQWKWFRPCLLASINQCTAPCNLRISKDEYRRDIKRLQTFLDGGKKRLLKEMRDEMMAASKQLDFERAAVLRDELKMLERLEERGELDTHAQPEVFYIDPKKGLAGLRKVLGLSETPRVIEGMDIAHLGGGETVASLVQFIDGLPFKPGYRRFKIKDVDGIDDFRSMYEVVSRRFRRLSDESEAFPDILLIDGGKGQLNSAMAAFRDQEITPPTVISLAKREEEIFRPGISEPLRLSKNSFALRLLQYVRDESHRFAQHYHHMLRNKSTFQR, from the coding sequence ATGGATGAAAAACGGAAGGACGGAAAAGAGAGCAATTCTGTGCCTTCGGAGGAAACGACAGCCGCCGCGAACGGCGGCCAATCCGAACCGCTCGGTTTTGCCCACGCCGCGGTGAAGGTCAAAACATTCCCTCAAACACCCGGCGTGTACCTGATGAAGGACATCGCCGGACGCGTGATCTATGTCGGCAAGGCGAAGAACCTACGCAGCCGAGCCGGCAGCTACTTTCTCAAGGCTGCCGCAGAAGACGCTCGCACCGCAGGTTGGATCGGTGACATCGCCGACATTGACTTCATGGACTGTGACAGCGAAGTCGACGCGCTGCTGATGGAGTCTCGGCTGATCAAAGACATCCAGCCGAAGAACAACAAAGAACTCAAAGACGACAAGACATTCCCGTATCTCATGATCACCACGCGCGAGGATTTTCCGCGTGTCGAGGTCACACGGGAACCGAAAGCGAAAGGCGTCAAGCTTTATGGCCCGTTCCCAAGCGCCGGTGCACTCCGTGGTGCGATCCAAGTCTTACAGCGGATCTTCAAATTCCGCACTTGTTCACTTGACATCGCCGAAGCTGACGAGCAGTGGAAATGGTTTCGTCCATGCTTGCTGGCCAGTATCAATCAGTGCACCGCTCCATGCAATTTAAGAATTAGCAAGGACGAATATCGTCGCGATATCAAGCGACTGCAAACGTTTCTCGATGGCGGTAAGAAACGACTGCTTAAAGAAATGCGCGACGAGATGATGGCCGCCAGCAAACAACTTGATTTTGAAAGAGCGGCGGTCTTACGCGACGAGCTGAAGATGCTCGAACGATTAGAGGAACGCGGTGAACTTGACACCCACGCTCAGCCAGAAGTGTTTTACATCGATCCCAAGAAAGGTCTCGCCGGTTTGCGCAAAGTCCTGGGCCTTAGCGAAACACCACGCGTGATCGAAGGAATGGATATCGCCCACCTTGGCGGCGGCGAAACAGTCGCCAGCCTCGTTCAGTTCATCGATGGATTGCCGTTCAAACCCGGCTATCGACGGTTCAAGATTAAAGACGTCGATGGCATCGATGATTTTCGCAGCATGTACGAAGTTGTCTCGCGCCGATTCCGACGCCTATCCGATGAAAGCGAAGCATTCCCCGACATACTTCTCATCGATGGCGGGAAAGGCCAATTGAATTCGGCGATGGCCGCTTTCCGCGACCAGGAGATCACGCCACCGACCGTCATCTCGCTTGCCAAGCGTGAAGAGGAAATTTTTCGCCCCGGTATCAGCGAGCCGTTGCGGTTGAGCAAGAATTCGTTCGCCTTGAGATTACTGCAGTACGTCCGAGACGAGTCGCACCGATTCGCACAACACTACCACCACATGCTCCGAAATAAGTCAACGTTTCAGCGATAG
- a CDS encoding Gfo/Idh/MocA family protein — MTDNNRREFIKKTSATSAALTIAAAATRNVHAAEDNTIRVGLVGCGGRGTGAAKQSLSVNNGPVKMVALADVFENKLKSTHASLTTDSKLKDKVDIPEERQFVGFDAYKKVMDALEPGDIVILATPAAFRWVHYTYAIERGLNVFMEKPVTIDAPTSARFLEINKDALAKNLKVGVGLMCRHCKARQELHDRIKNGEIGDITMMRAYRMTGPTATAAVEPNTGDLSELQFQIKNFHGFLWLSGGAVSDFLIHNIDESCWMKDAWPVKAIACGGRHYRDGCVDQNFDTYSIEYTFEDGAKLFVDGRTVPGCKREFASFAHGTKGSAIISTASHTPAKSRMFNTQVMDDQNEIWAYPQPEPNPYQVEWDDLIAAIREDKQYNEVERGVMASAVTSMGRMAAHTGQEITLDEFMKHDHEFAPNVADLTLDSEAPLKANEDGKYSIPMPGLVKKREYL, encoded by the coding sequence ATGACAGACAACAATCGTCGTGAGTTTATCAAGAAGACCTCGGCTACCAGCGCCGCATTGACCATCGCCGCAGCCGCAACACGCAACGTTCATGCGGCCGAAGACAATACCATCCGTGTCGGATTGGTTGGTTGTGGCGGACGGGGAACCGGCGCAGCGAAGCAATCGCTTTCGGTGAACAATGGACCCGTCAAAATGGTCGCGTTGGCCGACGTGTTCGAGAACAAATTGAAAAGCACGCATGCGTCGCTGACGACCGACAGTAAGCTGAAAGACAAGGTCGACATTCCCGAAGAACGTCAGTTTGTTGGCTTCGACGCGTACAAGAAAGTGATGGACGCACTCGAACCCGGCGATATCGTGATTTTGGCTACGCCTGCGGCATTTCGTTGGGTGCACTACACCTACGCAATCGAACGCGGCTTGAACGTGTTCATGGAAAAGCCGGTGACGATCGACGCACCAACTTCGGCCCGGTTTCTGGAAATCAATAAAGACGCCCTCGCTAAAAATCTGAAAGTCGGCGTCGGGTTGATGTGCCGTCACTGCAAAGCTCGTCAAGAATTGCACGATCGTATCAAGAACGGCGAGATCGGTGACATCACCATGATGCGTGCCTACCGAATGACCGGGCCGACAGCGACGGCCGCCGTCGAACCGAATACCGGTGACCTGAGTGAATTGCAGTTCCAAATCAAGAATTTCCACGGCTTCTTGTGGCTCAGTGGTGGTGCGGTCAGCGATTTTTTGATCCACAACATTGACGAGTCCTGCTGGATGAAGGACGCTTGGCCGGTGAAGGCAATCGCTTGCGGTGGACGTCATTATCGCGACGGCTGCGTCGATCAAAACTTTGATACCTACTCAATCGAGTACACCTTCGAAGACGGCGCTAAGTTGTTTGTCGACGGCCGAACTGTGCCGGGATGTAAACGCGAATTTGCCAGTTTTGCGCATGGCACCAAAGGGTCCGCGATCATCTCGACGGCGTCGCACACACCGGCGAAATCACGAATGTTTAATACTCAAGTGATGGACGATCAAAACGAGATTTGGGCTTATCCGCAACCGGAACCAAATCCGTATCAAGTCGAATGGGATGATCTGATCGCCGCGATCCGTGAAGACAAGCAGTACAACGAAGTCGAACGCGGCGTGATGGCCAGTGCGGTCACCAGCATGGGACGGATGGCCGCTCACACCGGCCAGGAAATTACACTGGACGAATTCATGAAGCACGATCATGAATTCGCGCCGAACGTCGCCGATTTGACGCTGGATTCGGAAGCCCCACTGAAGGCCAACGAAGACGGCAAGTACAGCATCCCGATGCCCGGCCTGGTCAAGAAACGCGAGTATCTCTAG
- a CDS encoding peptidylprolyl isomerase, with protein sequence MLRIQRNPKVQFLGERLFYSMLKPFTLVATVAAILWFSGLNHFVSAQPPEAGAGTGESQAGHEGHDHGTETASDGPTSFDPAQMTEDELLKMFRSQVDEQTYKLGQEALERFKSQSEELKKVVTEMRVVHTKIRNHIIDDQPRYIELRDQSRKQIGKTYRAALDLLDFMPHASAMQFVNTMIQQRMQYGVYDAETKEGAAKLLDYNASYVHLALATARAATMTGDFVTAQRVYEKLDPEKEMEDLDRRLFATQEELKEQFQIEQALRDNDPDDLPKVRLKTTRGDILVELYINEAPSTVANFIRLVEEGFYDGLDFFQVVDHVLAITGDPLGDGSSIPEKFLQDEDKRDTVRMPLYGSLVMAKLPVPNTKDFVPNSAGTQFAILFSPLPHISHSQTIFGRVIEGFDVLGSLERVDPTKEKKKNEIAYPPDRIVEATVINRPDTLPEIKFVDPTAGRSATVPANPDLPPLNLGAPATR encoded by the coding sequence ATGCTGCGTATACAGCGAAATCCTAAAGTTCAATTCCTCGGCGAACGCCTGTTTTACTCGATGCTTAAACCATTCACGCTCGTCGCCACTGTCGCTGCGATTCTCTGGTTCTCCGGTCTGAATCATTTCGTCTCCGCTCAGCCTCCAGAGGCGGGGGCCGGGACTGGCGAATCACAAGCCGGTCACGAAGGTCATGATCATGGCACCGAAACGGCATCCGATGGGCCGACGTCTTTTGATCCGGCACAGATGACCGAAGACGAACTGTTGAAGATGTTTCGCAGCCAAGTCGACGAGCAAACATACAAGCTGGGGCAGGAAGCACTCGAGCGATTCAAATCTCAATCCGAGGAATTGAAGAAGGTCGTGACGGAAATGCGTGTGGTCCATACCAAGATTCGCAACCACATCATCGACGATCAACCACGCTACATTGAACTTCGCGATCAATCGAGAAAGCAAATAGGGAAGACTTATCGGGCGGCCCTCGACCTGCTCGATTTCATGCCACATGCAAGTGCGATGCAATTCGTTAACACGATGATACAGCAGCGAATGCAATATGGCGTTTACGATGCCGAAACTAAGGAAGGTGCGGCAAAGCTGCTCGATTACAACGCGTCCTATGTCCATTTGGCGCTTGCGACGGCACGGGCGGCGACGATGACCGGTGATTTCGTTACGGCTCAGCGTGTCTACGAAAAACTGGATCCGGAGAAGGAAATGGAGGATCTCGATCGCCGTCTTTTTGCCACCCAAGAAGAACTCAAAGAGCAGTTTCAAATCGAACAGGCGCTGCGAGATAATGACCCGGATGATCTTCCGAAGGTCCGGCTAAAGACAACACGCGGCGATATTCTGGTGGAGCTTTATATCAACGAAGCTCCATCCACGGTGGCCAATTTTATTCGACTCGTTGAAGAAGGTTTCTATGACGGCTTGGACTTTTTCCAGGTCGTTGACCATGTGTTGGCAATCACAGGTGACCCTCTGGGGGACGGGAGTTCGATTCCGGAGAAATTTTTACAGGACGAGGATAAGCGTGATACGGTGCGGATGCCACTTTATGGATCGCTTGTGATGGCAAAGTTGCCCGTTCCCAATACGAAAGACTTCGTGCCGAATTCCGCTGGGACTCAATTCGCGATCTTGTTCAGTCCCCTGCCACACATCTCTCATTCGCAAACCATCTTTGGCCGAGTAATCGAAGGCTTCGACGTCCTCGGATCACTCGAACGCGTGGACCCGACGAAAGAAAAGAAGAAAAACGAAATCGCTTACCCCCCTGATCGAATCGTCGAGGCAACGGTGATCAATCGTCCCGACACGCTCCCCGAGATCAAGTTTGTCGATCCGACCGCCGGACGCTCGGCGACTGTTCCTGCAAACCCTGATTTGCCGCCTCTTAACCTCGGCGCCCCAGCAACCCGTTGA
- a CDS encoding Gfo/Idh/MocA family protein yields the protein MNPTNRQGRIHRYADKLSVVVTRQTDSSLMRKGGAYAGTHPFFNPAIMTVVRCDFSPALSLPAPFRLFNHGDYVMPNRRQFTAGTITSAASLAATNAIAAPNERVRLGFVGVANRGTQLLDAFLPHKDCEIVAVCDVDSIALDKAVAKLDGRPKAYKDFRQVIDRDDIDAVVIATPDHWHAIQTISACDAGKDVYCEKPLSVTVHEGRAMIKAARRNRQIVQVGTHRRSSKLYRELAPQIRDGMIGKVCVSRAFRTSNMYPNGIGKRMPSKPPQTLDWDMWLGPRPEREYQDNIAPYKFRWWQSYSSQMGNWGVHYLDAIRWCTGDEAPKSVCAMGGNFAIDDDRTIPDTLQVTFEFESGRLAIFGQYETSGNRAIQQGEIELRGTDGTCYVSEREYEVVPESGGQFAARGPRMKPVKKSVPGGNALLTEDHARNFLDCIKSRDLPNADIEIGHRSTTMSLIANISHAVGRRLEWDAKAERFVNDDEANELLHYEYRSPWKLG from the coding sequence ATGAACCCGACCAATAGGCAAGGTCGCATCCATCGGTATGCGGATAAATTGTCGGTCGTCGTCACGCGTCAAACCGATTCGAGCCTGATGCGAAAGGGTGGTGCCTATGCAGGGACCCACCCTTTTTTTAATCCGGCTATCATGACGGTCGTCCGTTGCGATTTCAGTCCCGCCCTGTCGTTGCCCGCCCCATTTCGCCTGTTCAACCACGGAGACTATGTCATGCCGAACCGTCGACAATTTACTGCCGGAACGATCACCAGCGCAGCCTCGCTCGCCGCCACGAACGCGATTGCGGCACCGAATGAACGGGTCCGGTTGGGATTCGTCGGTGTGGCCAATCGCGGGACGCAATTGCTCGATGCGTTTTTGCCGCACAAGGATTGTGAAATCGTTGCCGTATGCGATGTCGACTCCATCGCTCTCGACAAAGCGGTCGCCAAGCTCGACGGTCGGCCGAAGGCTTACAAAGATTTTCGCCAAGTGATTGATCGTGATGATATCGATGCGGTCGTAATCGCTACGCCCGATCATTGGCATGCCATTCAAACGATTTCCGCATGCGACGCCGGCAAAGACGTGTATTGTGAAAAGCCACTGTCGGTGACCGTTCATGAAGGCCGCGCGATGATCAAGGCGGCTCGGCGTAATCGACAGATTGTCCAAGTCGGTACCCACCGCCGGAGTAGCAAGCTTTATCGAGAACTGGCGCCACAGATCCGCGATGGCATGATCGGCAAGGTCTGTGTCAGCCGAGCGTTTCGGACTAGCAACATGTACCCCAACGGGATCGGAAAGCGGATGCCATCCAAACCACCCCAAACGCTCGATTGGGACATGTGGCTCGGACCGCGTCCCGAACGCGAGTATCAAGACAACATCGCACCCTACAAGTTCCGGTGGTGGCAGAGTTACTCGTCACAAATGGGCAACTGGGGCGTTCACTACCTGGACGCAATCCGCTGGTGTACCGGTGACGAAGCTCCTAAGAGTGTTTGTGCGATGGGCGGGAACTTTGCCATCGACGATGACCGCACCATTCCCGATACGTTGCAAGTGACCTTCGAATTCGAATCCGGACGGTTGGCAATCTTCGGGCAATACGAAACCAGCGGCAATCGAGCTATTCAGCAAGGCGAGATCGAATTGCGTGGGACCGATGGGACTTGTTACGTCAGTGAACGTGAGTATGAGGTGGTTCCGGAATCAGGTGGCCAATTTGCCGCTCGCGGTCCACGAATGAAGCCGGTGAAAAAATCGGTGCCCGGCGGAAACGCGCTGCTCACGGAAGATCACGCCAGAAATTTCCTGGACTGTATCAAGAGCCGCGATCTTCCCAACGCCGACATCGAAATCGGTCATCGCAGCACGACGATGAGCTTGATCGCTAACATTTCGCACGCCGTCGGACGACGCCTCGAGTGGGACGCAAAGGCAGAACGTTTCGTGAACGATGACGAAGCCAATGAACTGTTGCACTACGAGTATCGGTCCCCGTGGAAGCTTGGGTAA
- the rpoN gene encoding RNA polymerase factor sigma-54, whose translation MSGMRMSMGLQARLVQTQKLAPRMIQSMEILQLPMLALQERIEQEMNENPLLEQQEGDTMGVDDVDDINPRDNRSEDEKELVVRDSGDNSEDFERLQNMVSELPSTFDDSFRRSSNRMQEEADRRHDMMANAQSRPESLNDFLLHQLAELDIDDEVERVAERIISTLDARDGGYLRTPLADLLPSDHSAEQFAVAEEALRVVQSLEPVGIAARSLSECLLMQLRPEFEHFEEMQKLIGEHLEDLAANRLPQIQKATGYSIDLIQTVREELQVLNPKPGAAFMETYVPNVTPDIILEQDDNGDYKIRLDDDRVPMLRISEYYRRRLQDPTCSNEEREYIKRKINGAQWLIESIEQRRSTLTKVAEAIVEHQKKFFEDGPEAIEPLKMQQIAEKVGVHVTTVSRAVNDKWMQTPRGIIPLHRLFVGGTQTEDGEDVAWDTIRLKLQELIDNEDKSDPLSDESLVKKLAEEGMTVARRTVTKYRKRMGIPSSRQRKDWSLAKK comes from the coding sequence ATGAGCGGAATGCGAATGTCGATGGGCCTTCAGGCCCGATTGGTGCAAACTCAAAAGCTGGCTCCACGGATGATCCAGTCGATGGAGATCTTGCAGTTGCCGATGCTGGCGCTTCAAGAACGCATCGAACAGGAAATGAACGAGAATCCGTTGCTGGAGCAACAGGAAGGGGACACGATGGGCGTCGACGACGTCGATGACATCAATCCCCGCGACAACCGAAGTGAAGACGAAAAGGAATTGGTGGTCCGCGATAGCGGTGACAATTCCGAAGACTTCGAGCGTTTGCAAAACATGGTGTCGGAACTGCCGAGCACGTTTGACGATTCGTTTCGGCGCTCGTCCAACCGCATGCAAGAAGAAGCGGACCGGCGGCACGACATGATGGCAAACGCCCAGTCGCGCCCCGAATCATTGAACGATTTTTTGCTGCATCAACTCGCCGAATTAGATATCGACGACGAAGTCGAACGGGTTGCCGAGCGGATCATCAGCACCCTCGATGCCCGCGACGGCGGTTACTTGCGAACGCCGCTGGCCGACCTGTTGCCCAGCGATCACTCCGCCGAACAATTTGCCGTCGCCGAAGAAGCCTTGCGAGTTGTCCAATCGCTCGAACCGGTAGGAATTGCAGCGCGCAGCTTGAGCGAATGCCTTCTCATGCAGCTTCGCCCTGAATTCGAACACTTCGAAGAAATGCAAAAGCTAATCGGCGAGCACCTTGAGGACTTGGCCGCCAACCGCTTACCACAGATCCAGAAGGCGACGGGGTATTCGATTGACCTGATCCAAACCGTCCGCGAAGAACTGCAAGTGCTGAATCCAAAACCAGGCGCGGCGTTCATGGAAACATATGTGCCCAACGTGACGCCCGATATCATTCTCGAACAGGATGACAACGGCGACTACAAAATTCGCTTGGATGACGATCGCGTTCCGATGCTGCGAATTAGCGAGTACTACCGACGTCGGTTGCAAGACCCAACGTGTAGCAACGAAGAACGCGAGTACATCAAACGAAAAATTAACGGCGCCCAATGGCTGATCGAATCAATCGAACAACGACGTAGCACGCTCACAAAAGTTGCCGAAGCGATCGTCGAACACCAAAAGAAGTTCTTCGAAGATGGCCCCGAGGCGATCGAGCCGCTAAAGATGCAGCAAATCGCCGAGAAGGTAGGCGTCCACGTGACGACGGTTAGTCGGGCGGTCAATGACAAATGGATGCAAACGCCCCGCGGGATCATCCCCTTGCATCGCCTATTCGTCGGCGGCACTCAAACCGAAGACGGTGAAGATGTTGCCTGGGATACCATTCGGCTTAAACTGCAAGAGCTCATTGACAACGAAGATAAAAGCGATCCGCTGAGCGACGAGAGCCTGGTCAAAAAACTTGCCGAAGAGGGCATGACCGTGGCACGACGAACGGTCACTAAATACCGAAAGCGAATGGGTATCCCCAGTAGTCGCCAACGGAAGGATTGGTCACTGGCGAAAAAGTAA
- a CDS encoding asparagine synthase-related protein encodes MSEQTSQPSDLAFDGQAPALLERVVNLMDPAGDLILNMSRDEAHQAVRSGDPEAVRRIRGQFAICEQEGKTIRMARSIGRPMRYFLAKRAEGPALIIAERISEIVDQLKKEGLADQFHPTYTRMVPAHYLLELQLVGCPDPNPKLSRYFAPERNRLPADIEAIGATYIERLAEVIDQFLATIDEKEPIGVMFSGGIDSGSILILVDHLLRRRGQSPSRIKAFSLAVEGSPGDVEQARRFLKAVNLEMMLEPIDVPADQVRWQDAIASIEDYKPLDVQSATMGFAMLRELRKKYPDWKYLIDGDGGDENLKDYPIEDNPELTIRSVLGNRMLYQEGWGVDAVKHSLVYSGGQSRGHSRTSMPAAQFGFTGFSPYAVPDVIEIAEAVPFVALTDWDHQKLYALKGQIVAAGIKHVTGVEMPVFEKRRFQHGAADSNTFQQIFPTEDQTYRDEFKRQMEAYAGGV; translated from the coding sequence ATGTCAGAACAAACCAGTCAGCCCTCCGATTTGGCGTTCGATGGTCAAGCCCCGGCACTGCTCGAACGTGTGGTGAATTTGATGGATCCGGCGGGCGATCTGATCCTAAATATGTCCCGCGACGAGGCACACCAAGCGGTTCGTAGCGGCGACCCCGAAGCGGTCCGGCGCATCCGAGGTCAGTTCGCGATCTGCGAGCAAGAGGGGAAGACGATTCGCATGGCCCGGTCGATCGGGCGTCCGATGCGATACTTCCTGGCAAAACGCGCCGAAGGTCCGGCGTTGATCATTGCCGAACGAATCAGTGAGATCGTCGATCAACTAAAGAAAGAAGGCTTGGCCGATCAATTTCACCCGACTTACACGCGGATGGTTCCGGCCCATTATCTGTTGGAACTACAGCTCGTCGGATGCCCCGATCCCAATCCAAAACTGTCACGTTACTTTGCCCCCGAACGCAATCGTTTGCCAGCAGATATTGAAGCGATTGGCGCAACTTACATCGAACGCCTTGCCGAAGTGATCGATCAGTTCCTTGCCACAATCGACGAGAAAGAACCGATTGGCGTGATGTTTAGTGGTGGGATCGATAGCGGTTCAATTTTGATTCTGGTCGATCATTTACTTCGCCGACGGGGGCAATCGCCGTCGCGAATTAAGGCGTTCAGCCTGGCGGTCGAAGGGTCACCCGGCGATGTCGAACAGGCACGCCGTTTTCTCAAGGCGGTCAATCTGGAAATGATGCTTGAGCCGATTGATGTTCCCGCCGACCAAGTGCGTTGGCAGGATGCGATCGCCTCGATCGAAGACTACAAGCCGCTGGATGTGCAATCCGCGACGATGGGCTTTGCCATGCTTCGTGAATTGCGAAAGAAGTACCCTGATTGGAAGTACTTGATCGATGGCGACGGCGGCGACGAAAACTTGAAAGACTATCCGATCGAAGACAATCCAGAATTGACGATTCGCAGCGTACTCGGAAACCGCATGCTGTATCAGGAAGGTTGGGGAGTCGATGCGGTCAAGCATTCGCTCGTTTATAGCGGTGGGCAAAGTCGTGGCCATAGCAGGACCAGTATGCCGGCAGCTCAATTCGGGTTTACCGGTTTTAGTCCTTACGCCGTACCCGATGTCATTGAAATTGCCGAGGCAGTTCCGTTCGTCGCTCTGACGGACTGGGATCATCAGAAACTGTACGCGCTCAAAGGGCAGATCGTCGCCGCCGGTATCAAACATGTCACCGGTGTGGAAATGCCCGTGTTTGAAAAACGCCGATTCCAACACGGTGCGGCCGATTCGAATACGTTTCAGCAGATCTTTCCAACTGAAGATCAGACCTACCGGGACGAATTTAAACGGCAAATGGAAGCCTATGCCGGCGGTGTATAG